CGTTGCAGCAATTCAGCTCTGCGGGGTGGAATCagtaactgcagatgctggaaaccagagcttggattagagtggtgctggaaaagcacagtagttcaggcagcatccgagaattCAGCTCTTCCGACATGCAGTTCAAGATAACGTGAATCTGCCTGCAAGCGAGGAGTACAGGGATTGAGTGATTCATTTACAGGACAATAGTTAAAGACACGAGGCCACAGCCATATACAATGGCGTACTCCGAGCACTGTTAAGATTGCGTTGTATCACTATTCCATGATAAACATTCCACGCTCCTTGTGCTACGGCTCAAACGGTGAACGGCCATGAGGCCGTTTCATATTACATTACACACACAGTGACAATACAGTATCGAATAAGGCGGGGACTGTAACCAATATCGTTTAAAGGAAGGTAATTCAATCCGACAGACGGGAGTGTTCAGCTCCTTTCACAGATGCTGTGACTGGCTCTtaaaagagcctttgggttgtcAGATTCAAGAATGGTGTCTTCACTTTTTAGCGGAGCCCCCAGCGGCGGTTTTCTTGGGCAGCAGCACGGCCTGGATATTAGGCAGCACCCCGCCCTGAGCGATGGTCACCCCTCCCAGTAGCTTGTTGAGCTCCTCGTCGTTGCGCACGGCCAGCTGCAGGTGCCTGGGGATGATGCGGGTCTTCTTGTTGTCCCGGGCCGCGTTACCGGCCAGCTCCAGGATTTCAGCCGTCAGATACTCCATCACCGCAGCCAGATAGACCGGCGCTCCGGCACCCACACGCTCAGCATAGTTGCCCTTTCTCAGGAGCCTGTGAACACGGCCCACCGGGAACTGCAGGCCAGCCCGGGACGACCGAGACTTCGCCTTGGCGCGacctttcccactgccctttcctCTTCCAGACATGGTCACAACTTCACAAACACTGTCAGAGAGAATGCTTCACTCCGCCCACATTGCGGCCTCTTATACCTTCGGGAGGAATGGTGGGGTGACCATTTCTGATTGGTCCCATTGTTCAGCCCCGCCTAATGTTTCAATCCCCAATCCGATATCTGCCTCATTCCCCAACCCGGAGAGGGCACAGGGAGGAGGGCGGAAAGTACCGGCGCCAAATCATCAACCGCCTTTTTACAATTTGAAAAGCCCGCCAACATGTAATGAAAATTAGAGAGTTTAAACATAGAAGAATGCATGAATACTCGATTTAATTTACTTCTACATTAAAAGTGTACCCTTTACATTATTTCCCTTTACCTCGCCTCCTGGAATCTGCCCATTTCTGATCCTGAAGGGAATCTTCTAAACATTAAACACAAACGGAAACAAAAAAAGGCACCAAACCCTGCAACTAAATTTGTTTCACATTTCAACAGCACCCCGACATACT
This sequence is a window from Hemiscyllium ocellatum isolate sHemOce1 chromosome 49, sHemOce1.pat.X.cur, whole genome shotgun sequence. Protein-coding genes within it:
- the LOC132837226 gene encoding histone H2A-like, whose product is MSGRGKGSGKGRAKAKSRSSRAGLQFPVGRVHRLLRKGNYAERVGAGAPVYLAAVMEYLTAEILELAGNAARDNKKTRIIPRHLQLAVRNDEELNKLLGGVTIAQGGVLPNIQAVLLPKKTAAGGSAKK